ACCGAATCGAACACCCTTGGCTCCACAACATGACTAGTACAATCTCCCCATCTTATCCCATTATTGAAAGGGTTTGCATTTACCACAGTACTATTACTAGTGCTCATCATGTAGTAATTAGGACTAGTACTGGAGTTGCCAATTCCATACATGTAGCTATGTGGAGGATTATAACAATTCGGAGCCTGACCCATATAGCTACCTCCTTCCAGCagcaaattattattattatgagaaTATGTTGTTGGGTAAGGCTGTAAAGGGAAGATCCGGCCATCAGAAAAATGATGCGGCAACATAAAGTGATTATTCATGATGTCATGAGGACGGCGGCGCCAATCGATGAAGAGACGATGCTTAGCCAATTCACTAGCTCCACGTTGGAAGGAGACAATATCTCCAGCATCAAGCTTCTTCTCCTTCACAAAACGGCTCCATCCTTTAGTCATTACATAACTCTGGCTGCTATTCCAATACGAATACCTAAACCTCCAAGGCTTCCCATTACTGTCTTCGAAACTCAATAGGAGTCCCCCCTTTTCGTTactggaggaatcaagagggaAGTACTTCTCCGCGTGCTGTTTGGGTATGACTAAACGATTGAGCTTGCCAACGTCACTAGGAGTAACTACCTTATCGAACATATGTTCCCTCTCAATCATGGCATGATGTTCTTCTGCAGGCGAAAAATCCATCAACATAAGCTCCGTATTGCTGGGCCTTTTTTGCTGTTGGTTGTGATAAGAAGAGGATGCTTCTTCCTGTTTAGTACTACTACCAAAGAAATTCATGACCAAACTTGGTATAAGATCTAGAAAATGATGTCTTGAAACGAAAAAAAAGGGCAATTTTCTGTTAAATTAATGGTTCTAGGGTTGAGATCACTTGAAAGAGCTCTCACACAAAACCCTAAGCAGCTAAAGAGATGATGATAACTTTCATATCATAAGTGGTGATTTTCCTGGAATAATCTTATCAAGTTAggcaatttttctttctttttctccttcCTTCCCTACCAATAATCTGATTGGTTCCCGAGGAGCTTGTCCTTGTCCTCCTCATCAGcctatgtatatataaattaaagagAAAAGTATTGAAAACACTCTTAAATTAAATTTGGTctgaattattagtttcatcctGAATTATTAACAGTCTTAAAAACACTTCTTTACTTGGCTAACTGAACTTAAATACACCTCTGATCTTTCAACACGAGTGAAATACACCCCTAATTTTTTTCCAAGTTTAAGGGTATTTTCAACAGTTCTCTCGCTTTTTATT
The genomic region above belongs to Solanum dulcamara chromosome 5, daSolDulc1.2, whole genome shotgun sequence and contains:
- the LOC129890288 gene encoding B3 domain-containing transcription factor NGA1-like, which encodes MNFFGSSTKQEEASSSYHNQQQKRPSNTELMLMDFSPAEEHHAMIEREHMFDKVVTPSDVGKLNRLVIPKQHAEKYFPLDSSSNEKGGLLLSFEDSNGKPWRFRYSYWNSSQSYVMTKGWSRFVKEKKLDAGDIVSFQRGASELAKHRLFIDWRRRPHDIMNNHFMLPHHFSDGRIFPLQPYPTTYSHNNNNLLLEGGSYMGQAPNCYNPPHSYMYGIGNSSTSPNYYMMSTSNSTVVNANPFNNGIRWGDCTSHVVEPRVFDSVPVVQGKVEAKRFRLFGVNMDCPMDHPDISSIPKTTTTTTYSHFSNKPMPSEESSEKAQSHIRLMNDNGHGRN